The proteins below come from a single Agrococcus beijingensis genomic window:
- a CDS encoding DUF2637 domain-containing protein — protein MNTTEAVSPRGRRLAVVTAITGTVFIAAGAFWLSFTALADLARRSGIDAGQAWAWPLIVDGIIVVATVAVVALASQSRPTWYPWTLLAAGAVVSVTANAIHAIIASDTDVPPVLAASVAAIPPLVLLSITHLTVFLTRPTTTPGADVIEAAPAETVAPSQTVAVREMEPKSAMEFPVVSVSERRAEATQLRDVEGWSNKQIARHLGVHPSTVGRWFTPAISKEETP, from the coding sequence ATGAACACCACCGAGGCTGTTTCGCCGCGGGGTCGCCGGTTGGCGGTGGTGACGGCGATCACGGGCACGGTGTTCATCGCAGCCGGCGCGTTCTGGCTCAGCTTTACGGCGCTTGCCGACCTTGCCCGCCGGTCTGGGATCGATGCGGGGCAGGCGTGGGCGTGGCCGTTGATCGTGGACGGCATCATCGTCGTCGCAACTGTCGCCGTCGTCGCCCTCGCCAGCCAGTCCCGCCCGACCTGGTACCCCTGGACGCTTCTCGCCGCCGGCGCCGTCGTGTCGGTGACGGCGAATGCGATCCACGCGATCATCGCCTCAGACACCGACGTCCCGCCGGTGCTTGCCGCATCGGTCGCGGCGATCCCGCCGCTGGTGCTGCTGTCGATCACACACCTCACCGTCTTCCTCACCCGCCCCACCACCACACCGGGCGCAGACGTGATCGAGGCCGCTCCTGCCGAGACGGTCGCCCCGTCTCAAACGGTCGCCGTACGAGAAATGGAGCCGAAATCGGCAATGGAGTTTCCGGTGGTATCGGTGAGTGAGCGGCGGGCGGAGGCGACGCAATTGCGGGACGTGGAGGGGTGGTCGAACAAGCAGATCGCCCGGCACCTGGGCGTGCACCCCTCCACCGTCGGCCGCTGGTTCACCCCAGCCATCAGCAAGGAGGAAACCCCATGA